From Symphalangus syndactylus isolate Jambi chromosome 17, NHGRI_mSymSyn1-v2.1_pri, whole genome shotgun sequence, one genomic window encodes:
- the SHD gene encoding SH2 domain-containing adapter protein D gives MAKWLRDYLSFGGRRPPPQPPTPDYTESDILRAYRAQKNLDFEDPYEDAESRLEPDPAGPGDSKNPGDAKYSSPKHRLIKVEAAVMARAKALLGGPGEELEADTEYSDPFDAQPHPAPPDDGYMEPYDAQRVMSELPGRGVQLYDTPYEEQDPETADGPPSGQKPRQSRMPQEDERPADEYDQPWEWKKDHISRAFAVQFDSPEWERTPGSAKELRRPPPRSPQPAERVDPALPLEKQPWFHGPLNRADAESLLSLCKEGSYLVRLSETSPQDCSLSLRSSQGFLHLKFARTRENQVVLGQHSGPFPSVPELVLHYSSRPLPVQGAEHLALLYPVVMQTP, from the exons ATGGCCAAGTGGCTACGGGACTACCTGAGCTTTGGCGGTCGGAGGCCCCCTCCGCAGCCGCCCACCCCGGACTACACCGAGAGCGACATCCTGAGGGCCTACCGCGCGCAGAAGAACCTGGACTTCGAGGACCCCTATGAGGACGCGGAGAGCCGCTTGGAGCCGGACCCCGCGGGCCCTGGGGACTCCAAGAACCCCGGAGATGCCAAATACAGCTCTCCCAAGCACCGACTCATCAAGGTGGAGGCTGCGGTTATGGCCAGAGCCAAGGCCCTTCTGGGAGGCCCCGGGGAGGAG CTGGAAGCCGACACTGAGTATTCAGACCCTTTTGATGCTCAGCCTCATCCTGCACCCCCGGATGATGGGTACATGGAGCCCTATGATGCCCAACGGGTCATGAGTG AACTTCCCGGCAGAGGGGTGCAGCTCTATGACACCCCTTATGAGGAACAGGACCCAGAGACAGCAGATGGACCCCCTTCTGGGCAGAAGCCTCGGCAGAGCCGGATGCCCCAGGAGGATGAACGGCCAGCAGATGAGTATGATCAGCCCTGGGAGTGGAAGAAAGACCACATCTCCAGGGCGTTTGCAG TGCAGTTTGACAGTCCAGAGTGGGAGAGGACTCCAGGCTCAGCCAAGGAGCTCCGGAGACCTCCACCCAGAAGCCCCCAGCCTGCGGAGCGTGTggacccagccctgcccctggAGAAACAGCC GTGGTTTCATGGCCCCCTGAACAGGGCGGATGCGGAGAGCCTCTTGTCCCTCTGCAAGGAAGGCAGCTACCTAGTGCGGCTCAGCGAGACCAGCCCCCAGGACTGCTCCTTGTCTCTCAG GAGCAGCCAGGGCTTCCTGCATCTGAAGTTCGCGCGGACCCGAGAGAACCAGGTGGTGCTGGGCCAACACAGCGGGCCCTTCCCCAGCGTGCCCGAGCTCGTCCTCCACTACAGTTCACGCCCACTGCCGGTGCAGGGCGCTGAGCATCTGGCTCTGCTGTACCCCGTGGTCATGCAGACCCCCTGA